A part of Arachis hypogaea cultivar Tifrunner chromosome 12, arahy.Tifrunner.gnm2.J5K5, whole genome shotgun sequence genomic DNA contains:
- the LOC112730260 gene encoding uncharacterized protein, whose amino-acid sequence MTSDWSFIHGGSEEDPTNEFKVGQQFENKEEVMLVVKRYNIKRAVEYKILESDQLKYDVQCIQFGPGCSWDIHIAYRRKQEKWEVRRYNGPQTCMQTSMGQDHRRLDSKVIAQNIFTMVKADPTINIRVLQGSVENHFDVFTRFLDTWVQLVTQPWPGLVDTVMFHRVFWTFPPCVEAFKYCKPLISIDGTHLYGKYECTLLMAIAQDGNANILPIAFVVVEGETKETWSFFLSYLWQHVTPQPGVLVISDRHKSIDAALNTKGSL is encoded by the exons ATGACTTCGGATTGGTCGTTTATTCATGGAGGCTCCGAAGAGGATCCAACCAATGAGTTCAAGGTTGGACAACAATTTGAAAACAAGGAAGAAGTCATGTTGGTAGTTAAGAGGTACAACATCAAGAGGGCTGTGGAGTATAAAATACTAGAGAGTGACCAGTTGAAGTATGATGTACAGTGTATCCAGTTCGGGCCCGGTTGCTCTTGGGACATACACATAGCATATCGCCGAAAGCAAGAAAAATGGGAGGTTAGGAGATACAATGGTCCTCAAACTTGCATGCAAACATCCATGGGCCAAGACCATCGTAGGTTGGACTCAAAGGTGATTGCTCAGAACATATTCACAATGGTCAAAGCAGATCCAACAATCAACATCAGGGTTTTGCAAGGAAGTGTGGAGAATCACTTCG ATGTATTTACCCG GTTTTTAGATACTTGGGTGCAACTTGTGACACAACCTTGGCCTGGTTTAGTCGACACTGTCATGTTTCATCGGGTATTTTGGACGTTTCCACCGTGTGTTGAGGCTTTCAAGTATTGCAAGCCACTTATTTCTATCGATGGCACCCACTTATATGGTAAATACGAATGCACATTACTCATGGCTATTGCTCAAGATGGCAATGCAAATATTTTGCCTATTGCATTTGTTGTTGTTGAGGGTGAGACAAAGGAGACTTGGTCATTCTTTCTTTCGTATCTGTGGCAGCATGTGACACCACAACCCGGCGTCTTAGTGATTTCAGACAGGCACAAATCAATTGATGCTGCGTTAAATACAAAGGGAAGTTTATAG
- the LOC112730261 gene encoding protein MAIN-LIKE 1-like encodes MITTLQDVAYQVGLRIDGDPVSGCIGRWEKHHDGRSIEDLCQQLLGVVPSPEDRQSQTKWTVKFTWFHNTVCGELEQDATEERLLQYMSRYIMQVIDGILFPDASNSRMCHATEYSQYNLGGCVNLLLSWAYHHIPLLRLDGFETRRFPLVKRWIEYHPDNAKGENRLRHYRLTLNGISILNVD; translated from the exons ATGATTACCACCCTACAGGACGTGGCGTACCAAGTGGGACTCAGGATCGATGGTGATCCTGTTAGTGGCTGCATTGGTAGGTGGGAGAAGCACCATGATGGACGGTCCATTGAGGACTTATGCCAGCAGCTATTGGGTGTAGTTCCGAGCCCAGAGGATAGACAGTCACAAACGAAATGGACTGTCAAATTTACATGGTTTCACAATACCGTCTGCGGAGAGCTGGAGCAGGATGCCACTGAGGAGCGACTGTTGCAATACATGAGCCGGTATATCATGCAGGTGATCGATGGTATCTTATTCCCGGATGCATCTAACTCTCGG ATGTGTCATGCCACGGAGTATAGTCAGTACAATTTGGGTGGTTGCGTCAATTTGCTGCTCTCTTGGGCTTATCACCATATTCCATTGCTACGGCTGGATGGATTTGAGACTCGTCGATTTCCGCTAGTTAAGAG GTGGATTGAGTACCATCCAGATAATGCCAAAGGCGAGAACAGGCTTAGGCATTACAGGCTTACATTGAATGGGATCAGCATCCTCAAC GTTGACTAG
- the LOC112727723 gene encoding uncharacterized protein At5g03900, chloroplastic, translated as MATISTCLTVTPHSRVFSHSRSPPRSPGPFLQSPGFLRAVPRRPRVSVPAVRAGIDVGRVIRPGGAVETDKLPSDVRKRTMEAVDACGGRVTVGDVASRAGLKLNEAQKALQALAADTDGFLEVSEEGDILYVFPKDYRSKLGAKSFRIKAEPLFEKAKAAGEYLIRVSFGTALIASIVIVYTTIIALVTSSRSEEDNRGRRGRSYDSGFTFYFNPVDLFWYWDPYYYRRRRIQADDEKMNFIESVFSFVFGDGDPNQGIEEERWKLIGQYISSNGGVVAAEELAPYLDIDSVQGLQDDESYILPVLLRFDGQPEVDEKGNIVYRFPSLQRTASQKGKRKEYVGRKWADWVGGVEKFFKEKTWQFSKTSTSERAMVIGLGGFNLFGVIILGTMLKDMTVAPSSFIKFVADIFPLLQIYAGSFFAIPLVRWFFIRKRNADIEKRNKIRKQCAKVLELPDPSLRQKLFSARDMAQKTVIGQDQIVYSTDKDLLEQEYEAREWDRKFRELERSD; from the exons ATGGCTACCATCTCCACATGCCTTACTGTCACACCTCATTCCCGCGTCTTCTCTCACTCCCGCAGTCCGCCCAGGAGCCCGGGCCCCTTTCTGCAAAGCCCGGGCTTCCTCCGGGCAGTCCCAAGGAGGCCTAGGGTTTCGGTGCCCGCTGTGAGGGCGGGCATCGATGTAGGCCGGGTTATCCGTCCCGGCGGAGCTGTGGAGACCGATAAGCTGCCGTCGGATGTGAGGAAGCGGACGATGGAGGCAGTTGACGCGTGTGGCGGGAGGGTGACAGTTGGTGACGTGGCGAGCAGGGCTGGACTAAAGTTGAATGAGGCTCAGAAGGCTCTGCAAGCTCTTGCCGCTGATACAGATGGGTTCTTAGAG GTTTCTGAGGAAGGTGACATTCTGTATGTGTTTCCGAAAGATTATCGATCAAAGCTTGGTGCCAAGTCGTTTAGGATTAAAGCTGAACCCCTTTTTGAAAAGGCTAAG GCTGCAGGAGAATACTTGATAAGGGTTTCTTTTGGTACAGCATTAATTGCATCCATTGTTATTGTTTACACAACAATAATTGCTCTGGTTACTAGTAGCAGAAG TGAAGAGGACAATCGTGGAAGACGAGGCAGATCATATGATTCAGGATTTACCTTCTACTTTAATCCAGTAGACTTATTTTG GTACTGGGATCCATATTACTATAGGAGGCGAAGGATACAAGCTGATGATGAGAAGATGAACTTCATTGAATCG GTATTCTCCTTTGTATTTGGAGATGGTGATCCCAATCAAGGAATTGAAGAAGAGAGATGGAAGTTG ATTGGGCAGTATATATCATCTAATGGTGGTGTTGTTGCAGCCGAAGAACTTGCTCCATATCTTGATATAGATTCTGTGCAGGGACTTCAG GATGATGAATCATATATCTTACCTGTGCTTTTACGTTTTGATGGTCAGCCTGAAGTTGATGAGAAG GGAAATATCGTATATAGGTTCCCATCTCTACAGAGGACAGCTTCTCAAAAGGGTAAGCGGAAAGAATATGTTGGTAGAAAATGGGCAGATTGGGTTGGAGGAGTTGAGAAGTTTTTCAAGGAAAAAACATGGCAATTCAG TAAAACAAGCACATCAGAGAGAGCAATGGTTATTGGCCTGGGTGGCTTTAATCTGTTTGGAGTTATTATTCTTGGAACCATGCTGAA AGATATGACAGTTGCACCTAGTAGCTTCATTAAATTTGTGGCAGACATCTTTCCGCTTCTTCAG ATTTATGCTGGTTCCTTCTTTGCGATTCCCCTTGTCCGATGGTTTTTTATTAGGAAGAGGAATGCTGACattgaaaagagaaataaaattaggAAGCAGTGTGCAAAAGTACTCGAATTACCTGACCCTTCCCTGAGACAGAAG CTTTTCAGTGCTAGGGACATGGCCCAAAAGACAGTCATAGGACAGGATCAAATTGTGTATAGCACTGACAAGGATTTACTAGAGCAAGAGTACGAGGCTCGTGAATGGGATAGAAAATTTCGGGAGCTAGAGAGATCCGATTAA